A single genomic interval of Brevibacillus brevis harbors:
- a CDS encoding GNAT family N-acetyltransferase, translated as MYKQVETVQELAKFHEIKETVWTSMGFEMEYAKEGSALFLLIAEDGEAGGTFEMTPFSKSSAYMKSLFQDVVTEDMKVMEVDSLAVLPKYRGQLGQKGICLMIDYAEKHGYTHAIGVADPTFFTFINKKYHVKATQTKEIVFYKGADAIPTLFHLKDVYDNKHDPKYSWYNSSSSNQVKVEVGG; from the coding sequence ATGTACAAACAAGTAGAAACCGTACAAGAGTTAGCAAAATTTCATGAGATCAAAGAAACAGTATGGACAAGCATGGGCTTCGAGATGGAGTACGCGAAAGAAGGCTCGGCTCTGTTCCTCTTAATTGCCGAAGATGGTGAAGCAGGTGGAACATTTGAAATGACGCCCTTTTCCAAATCAAGTGCTTATATGAAATCACTTTTTCAGGATGTTGTTACAGAAGACATGAAAGTAATGGAGGTAGACAGTCTCGCTGTTTTGCCGAAATACCGTGGACAACTAGGGCAAAAAGGAATTTGCTTGATGATAGATTACGCTGAAAAGCATGGATATACCCACGCAATCGGGGTAGCAGATCCAACTTTTTTTACGTTCATCAACAAGAAGTATCATGTAAAGGCGACTCAGACCAAAGAAATCGTCTTTTACAAAGGGGCCGATGCCATTCCGACCCTCTTCCATCTAAAAGATGTCTATGACAATAAGCATGATCCGAAATATTCCTGGTACAATTCGTCGTCATCCAACCAAGTAAAAGTCGAGGTAGGTGGGTAA
- a CDS encoding peroxiredoxin-like family protein, whose product MNKPHFQSLREELDHTTIQIADFLTREVTDAFTRSLEELRTSGQAKGLPIGSIAPDFTLNDHTGKTFTLSEEVVKGPVVLTFFRGSWCPYCNLELQAYQKQIDTITSLGAQLLTISPQSPAHSLTMQEKNELSFPLLCDTNNQVAEKYKLRFRLPDYLQDTYRSLDIDLKHFNSDDSWTLPIPATYILNNQGVIRSACLDPDYKKRMEPTEVLDILQTIT is encoded by the coding sequence ATGAATAAACCACATTTTCAGAGCCTGCGCGAAGAGCTAGATCATACAACCATTCAAATAGCAGACTTCCTCACTCGTGAAGTAACGGATGCATTTACAAGATCACTCGAGGAGCTGCGGACCTCTGGGCAGGCAAAGGGCTTGCCGATTGGTTCGATTGCGCCTGATTTTACGTTGAACGACCACACTGGCAAGACCTTTACCCTGTCGGAAGAAGTCGTAAAAGGTCCCGTCGTCCTCACATTTTTCCGTGGATCATGGTGCCCCTACTGCAATTTGGAGCTGCAAGCATACCAAAAACAGATCGATACGATAACCTCTCTGGGTGCCCAATTGCTTACCATTAGTCCACAATCTCCTGCACACTCTCTTACTATGCAAGAGAAAAACGAATTGAGCTTTCCTTTGTTATGCGATACCAATAACCAGGTGGCAGAAAAATATAAACTCAGATTCAGACTGCCTGATTATTTACAGGATACTTACCGATCATTGGATATTGATCTCAAGCATTTTAACAGTGACGATTCCTGGACGCTCCCCATTCCTGCTACTTATATCCTCAACAACCAGGGCGTAATCCGGTCAGCATGCTTAGATCCAGATTACAAAAAGAGAATGGAGCCTACTGAAGTTCTAGACATTCTGCAAACCATAACCTAA
- a CDS encoding Crp/Fnr family transcriptional regulator: MNRITYLSQFYLLNSLSEESLRLIDQLTSLTPFPQNTCIQTPETFSEGFYFIKQGKVRLYKVNRDGRQFTFDILGEGNVFGEMDLLSLGTREMYIETIEDCLICKMSKAKFESYIIEHPQLMMKIMKLISDRMVSISQAAENLALLPLQDRILSTLVKLADQFGNPSSSAFQKIDLPLSHQELAHFVGASREAVTVALRALAREELIQTGFKSISIHRDKILKKM, translated from the coding sequence ATGAACCGAATCACATATTTATCCCAATTTTATTTGTTGAATTCATTATCCGAGGAAAGTTTGCGCTTAATTGATCAATTAACCTCTCTAACCCCTTTCCCCCAAAATACGTGCATTCAAACACCAGAAACTTTTTCAGAGGGCTTCTACTTCATCAAACAGGGGAAAGTACGTTTATATAAAGTAAATCGGGATGGGCGGCAGTTCACATTTGATATCCTCGGGGAAGGCAATGTGTTTGGAGAAATGGATTTGCTCTCATTAGGTACGAGGGAGATGTATATAGAAACCATCGAAGACTGCCTCATTTGTAAAATGAGCAAAGCAAAATTTGAGAGCTACATAATCGAACATCCTCAACTGATGATGAAGATCATGAAGCTCATTAGCGATAGAATGGTTTCGATCAGCCAGGCAGCCGAAAATCTTGCCCTTCTCCCTTTACAAGATCGCATTCTTTCCACGTTAGTAAAGCTTGCCGATCAATTTGGCAATCCCAGCAGTTCGGCGTTTCAAAAAATTGATTTACCTCTTTCCCATCAAGAACTCGCCCACTTTGTCGGGGCATCCAGGGAAGCTGTGACGGTAGCATTACGTGCTTTAGCAAGAGAAGAACTGATTCAAACAGGCTTTAAATCCATTTCCATTCATCGGGACAAAATTTTGAAGAAAATGTAA
- a CDS encoding DNA alkylation repair protein — MPDSVRTRKGASKASLIPENVLALLHAGELESVNLTEWQAVDHIHLLRSVLPHVTLGAYVPQLVGHLEETGSTSGMKAIRLIGQEVLTILHKSGESTATSPVFLSLTTHKSDSVRCWSAYIIGLDNTLSLEEKLKQIRKLAADHHFGVREIAWMAIRDSLVHDLNHSIQLLNEWVLDTDENIRRFAVEATRPRGVWCKHIDALKNEPARCLPLLTQVKSDASKYVQDSVGNWLNDASKSQPDWVTQLCDEWLRISDTKETKRIVTKAKRTILKTQTEQK; from the coding sequence ATGCCTGATTCGGTGCGCACGAGAAAAGGAGCAAGTAAAGCCTCGCTCATCCCTGAAAATGTATTAGCACTCCTTCATGCTGGAGAATTAGAAAGCGTCAATTTGACTGAGTGGCAGGCTGTTGATCATATTCATCTGTTACGAAGCGTTCTGCCTCATGTTACGTTAGGCGCGTATGTCCCTCAACTTGTTGGTCACTTAGAAGAGACTGGTTCAACGAGCGGAATGAAAGCTATCCGTCTAATTGGACAAGAAGTGCTTACGATCTTACACAAATCGGGTGAATCCACAGCTACGTCTCCTGTTTTCCTATCGTTGACCACCCACAAGTCAGACAGTGTACGTTGCTGGAGCGCCTATATCATCGGTCTGGACAACACCTTATCGCTCGAAGAAAAGCTAAAGCAAATAAGAAAACTAGCAGCTGATCATCATTTTGGAGTAAGAGAGATCGCATGGATGGCGATTCGAGATTCTCTCGTGCATGATTTGAATCATTCCATTCAACTCCTGAACGAATGGGTACTTGATACCGACGAAAATATTCGCCGCTTTGCGGTAGAAGCCACACGCCCACGAGGGGTCTGGTGTAAGCATATTGACGCATTGAAAAATGAGCCTGCTCGCTGCCTGCCTTTACTCACGCAAGTGAAATCAGATGCATCTAAATATGTTCAAGATTCTGTAGGGAATTGGTTGAACGATGCGAGTAAATCACAACCAGACTGGGTAACGCAGCTTTGTGACGAGTGGCTAAGAATCTCTGATACAAAGGAAACGAAAAGAATTGTCACTAAAGCGAAAAGAACGATCCTGAAGACCCAAACCGAACAGAAATGA
- a CDS encoding DNA alkylation repair protein: MTLEEVMQQLEAMGTEQTKKTLLRHGAKEPLFGVRVGDMKKLVKEVKRDQQLVQALYDTGNYDAMYLAGLTVDPKSMTKERLQAWVKEASWYAPAEYTVASVAAESHFAMELAREWIESKEEMVATCGWNTYSNYLSITPDKQLDKEEIKRLLVRVKATIHQEQNRVRYTMNQFVISVGAYVPELHQEALEVAAAIGKVHVDVGQTACKVPLATEYIKKIEERGSVGKKKKTCIC; this comes from the coding sequence ATGACGCTGGAAGAAGTCATGCAGCAGCTCGAAGCGATGGGGACAGAGCAGACGAAAAAAACGTTATTGCGGCATGGTGCAAAGGAGCCTTTGTTTGGCGTGCGAGTCGGTGATATGAAGAAGCTGGTCAAGGAGGTAAAGCGTGATCAGCAGCTCGTCCAGGCGCTGTACGATACGGGAAACTACGACGCCATGTACTTGGCCGGATTGACGGTTGACCCGAAGAGCATGACAAAAGAGCGGCTACAGGCTTGGGTCAAGGAAGCGTCATGGTACGCGCCCGCCGAATATACGGTTGCGAGTGTAGCTGCTGAGAGTCATTTTGCTATGGAGTTGGCACGGGAATGGATCGAGTCAAAGGAAGAGATGGTAGCTACATGTGGGTGGAATACGTATTCGAACTATTTATCGATTACTCCAGATAAACAGCTAGATAAAGAAGAAATCAAACGGCTCCTCGTGAGAGTGAAGGCGACGATTCATCAGGAACAAAATCGCGTCCGGTACACCATGAATCAATTCGTTATTTCAGTAGGTGCGTATGTACCGGAACTTCATCAGGAGGCGTTGGAAGTGGCCGCAGCGATTGGCAAAGTACATGTAGACGTCGGACAGACAGCGTGCAAGGTTCCGTTGGCTACTGAGTATATCAAAAAGATAGAGGAACGAGGGAGTGTCGGAAAAAAGAAAAAGACATGCATCTGCTAG
- a CDS encoding amino acid ABC transporter substrate-binding protein codes for MKKIAWMSLLLSAIVSLVVGCSSAKTGADANKLIIGIDDKFAPMGFRDEKNELVGFDIDYARAASEKMGKQVEFQPIDWSAKESELNSGRIDLIWNGYTITDERKEKVLFTKPYLKNAQVVVTMANSNLTKLSDLAGKGIGLQKLSSAADAVNASDMKNQVKSITEYPDNVLALSDMKIGRVEAVVIDQIVADYYMAKEPGTFKLLEESLAPEEYGVGVKKGNEALLNELQKALDTMNQDGTAAKISEKWFGENRVLK; via the coding sequence ATGAAGAAAATAGCATGGATGTCATTGCTGTTGAGTGCAATAGTTTCATTGGTAGTGGGCTGTTCCAGCGCAAAAACTGGCGCTGACGCGAACAAGCTGATTATCGGTATTGACGATAAGTTCGCACCAATGGGATTCCGGGATGAAAAAAATGAGCTAGTCGGTTTTGATATTGATTACGCGCGTGCAGCCAGCGAAAAGATGGGAAAACAAGTCGAGTTTCAACCAATCGATTGGAGTGCAAAAGAGTCTGAGCTAAACAGCGGTCGTATCGACTTGATCTGGAATGGATATACGATTACAGATGAGAGAAAAGAAAAGGTTCTCTTTACCAAGCCTTATCTGAAAAACGCGCAAGTAGTTGTTACGATGGCAAATAGCAACTTGACCAAGCTGTCAGACTTGGCCGGTAAAGGAATTGGATTGCAAAAGCTGTCTTCCGCAGCTGACGCTGTCAATGCAAGTGACATGAAAAATCAGGTCAAATCAATTACCGAGTACCCAGATAATGTACTGGCATTGAGCGATATGAAGATTGGCCGCGTGGAAGCAGTTGTCATCGACCAGATTGTAGCCGATTACTACATGGCAAAAGAACCTGGAACCTTTAAGCTGTTGGAAGAATCGCTTGCACCCGAGGAGTATGGAGTTGGCGTCAAAAAAGGGAATGAAGCGTTATTGAACGAACTGCAAAAAGCGTTGGATACCAT